TGATTTCAAGAACGTCTCCACCGCTGGTTTGGAATCCTCACCCGTGGCGGAGGCGCTGGCCGGGCTGCGCGCCAACGAGGCGCGGTACTACAAGAACAAGTACGACCACGATTTCACCGTCACTCCCGCCGACGAGGCGCCTCAGACGGTCGAGTATGTGAATAACATCCTCTCCGCCGAGCGCAATCTCGTCATCTCGTCCCGTCCACTCGAAGTGTCTTCCTTCGAAGTGGACGGGCTGCGGATGGCGTACGTGTTCTACGAGTCCGGCCTGGCGATCAACGTGATGTACGGCCTCGAGGACGGGGCGAAACGGGCTGTTGGTTTCAAGCTCTCCGACGGCATGGACGTTCCGGAGGAACTGGCATCAACCTTCAAGTTCGCGCGCCAGAAGTCGAAGCTTGCAGGCGTGATCCGGGGTTCGTACTTCATGATCAAAGGTGAGTACTGAGGCAGGGACGGCCTGGCTTTATGGTCAGCGGTGTCCGGTGGTTCTCCTAACGGCCATCCATCAGGTTAGGGTCTTGACCGTTCACTGGTGAGCGTAAGAAAGGGCCTGAGGGACCCTATCCTGACGATGTTCGAGTCAGCTGCCTGACGTCAGGTTGGGGTGTAGTTCCGGCTGACACCGGCAAGTCTGACGGCGATAGGTGAAGGTTCTTGGTTCAGCGAGGCAGGAGCAGCCGGATCTGGGTCCTGATGTCCTGCACAATATCGTCGATGCGAGTAGCGGGGTTCGCACTCGCTGCCATGCTGAGGAACATGATCGCGGAGACGGTCCGTGCGGTTGTTGCGGCATCATTGGCACTGACAAATTCATCCCGGCCCAGGACGGCGGCGGTTGCTTCCTCGGTCTGCGCAACGATGGCGAGGGCTTCACTGTGGCGTGGCTCCGTCGGGTCCCCGAAGACCATCTCGCGCAGGTAGGTGCGCCCGTTGTCGACCTGGACGCGGTTGCACTCCACGATCGGCCGCACGATGGCCATCACTGCATCCAGTGCATCCGGGATAGTTTCAGCCTCGGCCCGGCCCCGCTCCAGTGCTTCCGCGTAGTGCGCGTTCTGTACGAGCAGGAGGAGTTCTCCCTTGGTCTTTGCGTAAAGGAACAGGGTTCCGGTGCCGATGTCGGCCTTGTCCGCGATTTGCTGGGTTGTGACATCCTCGACCCCGTGTTCCGCGAACAGTGCACTGGCCGCGGCGATGATGCGGTCGAGCTTCTGCTGTTTGTTCCGCTCGCGTCGTCCGAGCGGCTGGGGTGCGACGGGCATGAAGGTTCCTCCGTAAACTGACTGAACTCAGTTATGAGTATAACGACTAGGGAGAGTCAAGGACCCCGGCCTGTCTACTTGTAGCGGTGGGAGGGCTGGACTGTGTCTCATGTTGGGGAGCGCGGCGCCTATGTCACAAGGGTGAGTTTCCGAAGCCACCGGTATCACCTGGTGGGAAGGCTGCTTGACCGAACTGCTGGTAAAGAAGCTATCGCGGCCACGGTGTTGGCGAACTGTCGATGATGAGACGTAGAAGTTCTGAGCGTGAGTCAGTTGGCGAGGAATTCGACGGCGGCGGGTGCGAACTTGTCGTGGTGCTGAAAGATGCCGCAGTGGCCCGAGCCGGGGTAGATGATCAGTTCGGATCCCTTGATGCGCCGGTGCAGATCTTCAGAGAGGGCGGATGGCAGCATACGGTCGTTGTCGCCGTTTGCGATGAGGGTGGGGTGCGTGAGCGTCGACAGGTCCGAGGGTGCGGAGCGGCCGAACGCCTGGATTGCCTTCAGCTGCGTTTGGAATGCGCGGGTGCTGATCGGCTTGTCCCGGTCGATAATGCGCTCCTGAAGGCGCATGGTGAATGCCTTCGCTGCTGGTTTACCGGTGACGTTACGGTTGAAGAAGAGGAACTCCTTGGGATCTGACCGTGTCAGGGTTGCCCGGAGGATGTCCCAGTAGGTGGTGCCGACCACTTTTTCGATATCCTTTCCGCCGCGCGGGCCGGTTCCGGTGAACACGAGCTTGCGGACGAGGTCGGGATGTTTGAGGGCCAGGTCCTGGGCGATCATGCCGCCGAGGGAGAAGGAGAAGACGTCGATCTTGTCGAACCCGAGGGCGTTGATGAAGGTGTAGGCGTCGTCCGCCATTGCTTCGATGTTGTTGGGAACCTGCCCGGTGGAGGCGCCGACGCCGGGCTGGTCGAAGGTGATGACGTGGCGGTTCTTCGCGATGGGGTCGATGATGCGGGGATCCCAGCTATCCAAGGTGGCGGCGAGGTGCACGAAGAACACGACAGGAATGCCGCCCCTGGGCCCCAGCTCGCGATAGGCGTAGGTGGTGTCACCGGCGGTGAGGGCTTTGGTGGGTGCCTTCGCGTACGAGGTAACGAGGGTGCCGTGCGGAGTGCCGGTGTTGTCCATGGCGGTTCTTCTCCTACATGGTTTGTGAGGGGGGAAAGACTGGTTGGGGTTAGTGGGTCAGGGCGACCACTGCTTTGCCGCGGATGCTGCCTGCGGCCAGGGACTGCAGCGCTTCCGGGGTCTGGTCGAAGCTGAAGACCCTTCCTACGGTGGGGCGCAGCACGCCGTCGTCGACCAGGGCGCTTATCTGGCGCAGTTGGTCCCCGCTGGCGTGCATGAAAAGGAACTCATAGCTGACGCCGAGCTTCCTGGCCTGCCGCCGAGTCTTGCTGCTGAGTAGAGCGATTGCCAGGCGGAGCGCGGGATTCAGTCCGGCTTTGCGAGCGAATGCCGGATCCGGCGGGCCGGAGATCCCGATGGCCTTGCCGCCGGGCTTGAGGATGCGCAGTGACTTCTCGAGGTTCTCCCCGCCGAGGCTGTCGAGCACGAGGTCGTATCCGCTGAGGAACTGCTCAAAGTCCTGGGTGCGGTAGTCGATCATGATGTCCGCCCCGAGGTCACGCACGAAGCCGGCGTTGGAGCTGCTTGCGGTGGTTGCAACGGTCGCGCCGAGGTGCTTGGCGAGCTGGATTGCGATCGAGCCGACCCCGCCGGCGCCGGCGTGAATTAGAACCTTTTGTCCGGGTCGCACGTTGCCCCGGTCGATGAGGGCCTGCCATGCGGTCAGCGCCACGAGCGGCAGTGAGCCCGCTTCCTCCATGCTGGCCGATGCCGGCTTCAGTGCAAGGTCTTCCTCGGCGACGGCGATGCGCTCGGCGAAGGTGCCGATGCGGTCCTTGTCGGGGCGGCCGTAGACCTCATCGCCGGGCTTGAACCCGCGCACCTTTGCCCCGACCTGCAGCACGGTGCCGGCGACGTCGTTGCCAAGGATCAGCTGGAGTTTGTAAGGCAGGATCTGCTTGAACTCACCCAGCCGGATCTTCTCGTCCAGCTGGTTCAGGCCCGCGGCCTGCACCTGAACGAGAACATCGCCGTCCCCGACGATTGGCTCGGGGACGTCCGCCTCGCGCAGCGGCTCCCTGTATTTGGTGACGACGAATGCTCGCATGCCGTGATGCTCCTTCTGGGCGTGGTGTTGATAGCTGATGCCATTGGTGCAGCGACGGGGTCCCCGCTGCCGCGCGGGCACGTGGTCTGCACCGGCATTTCCTTCGGTTAGCGGGACAAATAATGACTGACGACAATCAATAATGACCGCACTCATATACTTGTCAAGGGGAGGCCTGCT
This genomic interval from Arthrobacter sp. SLBN-100 contains the following:
- a CDS encoding phage tail protein; protein product: MAYTVDFKNVSTAGLESSPVAEALAGLRANEARYYKNKYDHDFTVTPADEAPQTVEYVNNILSAERNLVISSRPLEVSSFEVDGLRMAYVFYESGLAINVMYGLEDGAKRAVGFKLSDGMDVPEELASTFKFARQKSKLAGVIRGSYFMIKGEY
- a CDS encoding TetR/AcrR family transcriptional regulator codes for the protein MPVAPQPLGRRERNKQQKLDRIIAAASALFAEHGVEDVTTQQIADKADIGTGTLFLYAKTKGELLLLVQNAHYAEALERGRAEAETIPDALDAVMAIVRPIVECNRVQVDNGRTYLREMVFGDPTEPRHSEALAIVAQTEEATAAVLGRDEFVSANDAATTARTVSAIMFLSMAASANPATRIDDIVQDIRTQIRLLLPR
- a CDS encoding alpha/beta fold hydrolase — protein: MDNTGTPHGTLVTSYAKAPTKALTAGDTTYAYRELGPRGGIPVVFFVHLAATLDSWDPRIIDPIAKNRHVITFDQPGVGASTGQVPNNIEAMADDAYTFINALGFDKIDVFSFSLGGMIAQDLALKHPDLVRKLVFTGTGPRGGKDIEKVVGTTYWDILRATLTRSDPKEFLFFNRNVTGKPAAKAFTMRLQERIIDRDKPISTRAFQTQLKAIQAFGRSAPSDLSTLTHPTLIANGDNDRMLPSALSEDLHRRIKGSELIIYPGSGHCGIFQHHDKFAPAAVEFLAN
- a CDS encoding NADP-dependent oxidoreductase; this encodes MRAFVVTKYREPLREADVPEPIVGDGDVLVQVQAAGLNQLDEKIRLGEFKQILPYKLQLILGNDVAGTVLQVGAKVRGFKPGDEVYGRPDKDRIGTFAERIAVAEEDLALKPASASMEEAGSLPLVALTAWQALIDRGNVRPGQKVLIHAGAGGVGSIAIQLAKHLGATVATTASSSNAGFVRDLGADIMIDYRTQDFEQFLSGYDLVLDSLGGENLEKSLRILKPGGKAIGISGPPDPAFARKAGLNPALRLAIALLSSKTRRQARKLGVSYEFLFMHASGDQLRQISALVDDGVLRPTVGRVFSFDQTPEALQSLAAGSIRGKAVVALTH